In Podospora pseudoanserina strain CBS 124.78 chromosome 5, whole genome shotgun sequence, a single window of DNA contains:
- the SEC24 gene encoding COPII subunit (COG:U; EggNog:ENOG503NVER) — MSGASNDGYGQYPPQQPGDHQQQPPYPDQAYDNAAPVAPGHAADHGRKKKRQYAASAFDVGVGGNVVAGGQPVPGAAPYGAPAAVPAYGGYPAQPEVQPAAYGAQPAQPYGQPAAVGGYQAPDPYYPSAGAVPAPGGVAGLTAGFQGMNLGAGAPGGIPQQQPQQLPPQARAGPLNQLYPTDLLNQPFNVSELDLPPPPIILPPNASVTPSPDANCLPKYVRSTLNAVPTTHSLLKKSKLPFSLVIQPYAALHDLDDPVPVVQDQVISRCRRCRSYINPFVTFLDHGHRWRCNMCNLTNDVPQAFDWDAAAQKSVDRWQRHELNHAVVEFVAPQEYMVRPPQPLVYLFLFDVSYASVSSGLLATAARTIEASLDRIPNADRRTRLGFMAVDSSLHYFSVPKDTDENGETSMLVVSDLDEPFLPVPGELLVPLTESRRSIENFLTKLPKMFEHNQDNGSCMGSALRAGDKLISPLGGKLVVLSASLPNVGHGKLTMREDKKLLGTSKEGSLLQTAATFYKSFAVECSKNQVSIDMFLFSSQYQDVASLSNLPRYTGGQTWFYPGWNAGRAEDAIKFASEFRDYLSSEIGLEAVLRVRATTGLRMSTFYGNFFTRSSDLCAFPAFPRDQCYVVEVAIDENLTKDVVCMQTAVLHTTCNGERRIRVMTLALPTTTNLADVYASADQAAITTYYTHKAVERALGSGLDSARDLLQKTITDLLQTFKKELAGGSMGGGLQFPSNLRGLPALFLGLMKHVGLRKSAQIPSDLRSAALCLLSTLPVPLLMQYIYPRLYSLHDMPDNAGIPDPETSQIVLPPPLNLSSEKFVPYGLYLIDDGQTQFLWVGREAVPQLLVDVFDVADRTQLQVGKATLKELDNDFNERVRAVIQKSRDHKSKGVGSIIVPHLYIVREDGEPSLKLWAQTLLVEDRADQGLSYVQWMGSLREKVVQ, encoded by the exons GCAACCAGAGGTCCAGCCAGCCGCCTATGGCGCTCAACCTGCCCAGCCATACGGCCAGCCCGCTGCTGTCGGCGGTTACCAGGCTCCGGATCCCTACTATCCCTCGGCCGGAGCTGTCCCGGCTCCTGGCGGCGTCGCCGGTCTGACTGCCGGTTTCCAGGGCATGAACCTGGGTGCTGGTGCTCCCGGCGGTAttccacaacagcaaccgcaaCAGCTCCCCCCTCAGGCGAGAGCTGGTCCTTTGAATCAGCTTTACCCGACTGATCTCCTCAACCAGCCATTCAATGTGTCTGAATTGgacctccctccaccccccatcatcttgCCTCCCAAC GCGAGCGtcaccccatccccagatGCGAACTGCCTTCCCAAGTACGTGCGATCCACGCTCAATGCCGTCCCAACGACCCACAGCCTCCTCAAGAAGAGCAAACTTCCCTTTTCGCTGGTGATCCAACCCTATGCCGCCCTCCACGATCTCGATGACCCCGTCCCTGTGGTCCAAGACCAAGTCATCTCCCGCTGCCGGAGATGCAGATCCTACATTAACCCCTTCGTGACCTTCTTGGATCACGGCCACCGGTGGAGATGCAACATGTGCAACCTCACCAACGACGTTCCCCAGGCCTTTGACTGGGATGCTGCTGCGCAGAAGAGTGTGGACCGGTGGCAACGGCACGAGCTCAACCACGCCGTGGTTGAGTTCGTTGCTCCTCAGGAGTACATGGTCAGACCACCCCAACCGCTGGTCTAcctgtttttgtttgatgTCAGCTACGCTTCCGTCTCTAGCGGTCTCCTGGCCACGGCAGCCCGCACTATTGAGGCCAGCCTCGACAGAATACCGAACGCTGACCGCCGTACCCGTCTCGGCTTTATGGCTGTCGATTCGAGCCTGCATTACTTTTCGGTCCCCAAAGACACGGACGAGAATGGCGAAACAAGCATGCTTGTGGTTAGCGATCTTGACGAGCCCTTCCTTCCGGTTCCCGGCGAGCTGTTGGTTCCCCTGACCGAGTCCCGCCGGAGTATCGAAAACTTCCTCACCAAACTTCCCAAGATGTTTGAGCATAATCAGGATAATGGCTCTTGCATGGGCTCTGCTCTTCGTGCAGGAGACAAACTGATCTCTCCCTTGGGTGGCAAGCTTGTTGTTTTGAGCGCATCACTGCCTAATGTCGGACACGGAAAGCTCACAATGAGAGAGGACAAGAAGCTTCTGGGCACTTCTAAGGAAGGCTCTCTGCTTCAGACTGCCGCGACGTTCTACAAGTCCTTTGCGGTGGAGTGTTCCAAGAACCAGGTGTCGATTGACATGTTCCTCTTCTCATCGCAATATCAGGATGTGGCTTCTCTGAGCAATCTCCCGAGATATACGGGTGGTCAGACGTGGTTTTATCCTGGGTGGAACGCTGGGCGTGCCGAGGATGCTATCAAGTTTGCCTCTGAATTCAGGGACTATCTGTCTTCGGAGATTGGGTTGGAAGCTGTCCTTCGCGTGCGTGCTACTACCGGCTTGCGCATGAGTACGTTTTATGGCAACTTTTTCACCCGAAGCTCCGACTTGTGTGCTTTCCCGGCATTCCCTCGCGACCAGTGCtatgtggtggaggtggcgatTGATGAGAATTTGACCAAGGATGTTGTTTGCATGCAGACGGCCGTCTTGCACACGACTTGCAACGGCGAGCGCCGCATCCGCGTCATGACGCTTGCTCTGCCCACCACGACCAACCTTGCCGATGTGTACGCTTCGGCCGACCaggccgccatcaccacatacTACACGCACAAGGCTGTTGAAAGAGCATTGGGCAGCGGTTTGGATTCGGCGAGAGATCTTCTCCAGAAAACAATCACGGACCTTTTACAGACGTTCAAGAAAGAGCTGGCAGGCGGCAGCATGGGCGGTGGACTCCAGTTCCCATCCAACTTGCGTGGCCTTCCAGCACTGTTCCTCGGCTTGATGAAGCATGTTGGTCTGAGGAAGTCGGCCCAGATTCCATCGGATCTGAGGTCGGCTGCTCTGTGCCTTCTTTCTACTCTTCCGGTTCCTCTTTTGATGCAGTACATCTACCCCCGGCTGTACTCTCTTCACGATATGCCTGACAATGCCGGTATTCCGGACCCCGAAACAAGTCAAATCGTGCTCCCGCCCCCTCTCAACTTGTCATCAGAAAAGTTTGTTCCCTACGGTCTGTATCTGATTGACGACGGGCAAACACAATTCCTGTGGGTGGGTCGCGAAGCGGTGCCTCAGCTTCTTGTTGATGTGTTTGATGTTGCGGACCGGACGCAGCTCCAGGTTGGCAAGGCCACACTCAAGGAGCTGGACAATGACTTCAATGAGCGGGTCCGGGCTGTCATTCAGAAGAGTCGAGACCACAAGTCCAAGGGCGTGGGAAGCATCATCGTCCCGCATCTCTACATTGTTcgggaggatggcgagccTAGCTTGAAGCTATGGGCTCAGACATTGCTGGTGGAGGACCGGGCGGACCAAGGACTGAGCTACGTACAATGGATGGGCTCCTTGAGAGAAAAG GTTGTTCAATAA